In Synechococcus sp. CC9616, the following are encoded in one genomic region:
- a CDS encoding phosphoadenylyl-sulfate reductase, giving the protein MTETSDGMVGTAVSGETAATAAKELALFRSELAGLSSQKRLAWALETYPKTFALTTSFGIQSAVLLHMLSSQPAGRQIPVIWVDTGYLPVETYRYADTLTQHLGINLVVAQAQLSPARMEALHGRLWETGDVADLELYHRLRKVDPLERTFSSLGIHCWASGVRRKQTDHRQTMTWLDPIRGRLALHPLLDWTNKDVYYYMQENDLPQHPLFEQGYSTVGDWHSSGPDAAGQSGRDTRFGGLKQECGIHVPQPSAEGMMGDGI; this is encoded by the coding sequence ATGACGGAGACGTCTGACGGCATGGTGGGCACAGCGGTTTCCGGTGAGACGGCAGCGACTGCAGCGAAGGAACTGGCACTGTTTCGTTCGGAACTCGCTGGCCTGTCGTCCCAGAAGAGGCTGGCCTGGGCACTGGAGACCTACCCCAAAACATTTGCCCTCACCACCAGCTTCGGGATCCAGTCGGCGGTGTTGCTGCACATGCTCAGCTCACAACCCGCTGGACGCCAGATCCCAGTGATCTGGGTGGATACCGGCTATCTCCCCGTCGAGACCTACCGCTACGCCGACACGCTCACGCAGCATTTGGGAATCAACCTTGTCGTGGCCCAGGCTCAGCTCTCCCCGGCTCGGATGGAGGCCCTGCATGGACGTCTCTGGGAAACGGGTGATGTGGCAGACCTCGAGCTTTATCACCGGCTTCGCAAAGTCGATCCCCTCGAGCGAACGTTTTCATCCCTCGGCATTCACTGCTGGGCCAGCGGGGTGCGACGGAAGCAGACGGATCACCGACAGACCATGACCTGGCTTGATCCCATCCGGGGTCGCCTGGCCCTGCACCCCCTGCTGGATTGGACCAACAAAGACGTTTACTACTACATGCAGGAGAACGATCTTCCCCAGCATCCTTTGTTTGAACAGGGGTACTCAACGGTTGGCGATTGGCATTCCAGTGGACCGGATGCTGCCGGACAGAGCGGTCGCGACACCCGATTCGGCGGTCTGAAACAGGAGTGTGGAATTCATGTTCCACAGCCGTCCGCTGAGGGAATGATGGGAGACGGCATCTGA
- a CDS encoding NAD(P)/FAD-dependent oxidoreductase yields MLQEPLPTNSCLIVGGGFGGLTAALSLAEQQPRRPVVLIEPRQQFLFQPHLYELLSEELQAWEVAPAYRDLLSNRGISWIQDRVVSINSSAQTVSTAAGHKFHWEQLLVASGSGPNDFGIPGVKDNALGFQNLDDVHQLKRLIRELRRQRLNNASLVIVGAGPTGVELACKLADLLEGRARLHLIEQGATILPNSPAFNRERAAAALERRDVTVHLETAVTAVTPTSIELNSGNPLAHHGLIWTAGSRPNLPDISPAPAMARGRLAIDAQLRLVDQPSVFAIGDVSCCESEPWPSTAQVAMQQGVAVARSIQQQQLDEHPTAFRFEDRGEMLSLGIGDATLTGMGITLAGPLAFGIRRATYLTRLPGLSLGLRAAGAWLLGR; encoded by the coding sequence ATGCTGCAGGAGCCGTTACCCACCAACAGTTGCTTGATCGTGGGTGGTGGATTCGGTGGACTGACGGCAGCGCTGTCACTTGCTGAACAACAACCCCGCAGGCCTGTCGTTCTGATTGAACCCAGGCAGCAGTTCCTCTTCCAGCCCCATCTCTACGAACTACTCAGCGAAGAGCTTCAGGCATGGGAAGTTGCTCCTGCCTACAGGGATCTGCTCAGCAATCGGGGCATCAGCTGGATTCAGGATCGGGTGGTGTCGATCAACTCGAGCGCGCAGACCGTCAGCACCGCAGCAGGACATAAGTTCCACTGGGAGCAGCTGCTGGTGGCCTCTGGATCCGGTCCGAATGATTTCGGCATCCCAGGAGTCAAAGACAACGCCCTCGGTTTTCAGAACCTTGATGACGTTCATCAGCTGAAGCGTCTGATTCGCGAACTCCGCCGGCAACGCCTCAACAATGCGTCTCTCGTCATTGTTGGAGCAGGTCCAACCGGCGTGGAACTGGCCTGCAAACTGGCTGATCTGCTGGAAGGCAGAGCCCGCCTGCATCTGATTGAACAGGGCGCAACAATCCTGCCGAACAGCCCGGCCTTCAATCGCGAGCGTGCGGCCGCGGCCCTGGAGCGTCGTGATGTGACGGTGCACCTGGAGACGGCGGTGACAGCCGTGACCCCAACCAGCATTGAGCTCAACAGCGGCAACCCGCTCGCTCATCACGGCCTGATTTGGACCGCAGGCAGCCGTCCGAATCTTCCCGACATCTCGCCAGCTCCTGCGATGGCCAGAGGACGGTTGGCGATCGATGCTCAGCTGCGCCTGGTGGATCAACCATCGGTGTTCGCCATTGGTGATGTGTCCTGCTGCGAAAGCGAACCATGGCCGAGCACAGCCCAGGTGGCGATGCAACAGGGGGTGGCCGTTGCCCGATCAATCCAACAGCAACAGCTGGATGAGCACCCCACAGCCTTCCGCTTTGAAGACCGTGGAGAAATGCTGAGCCTTGGCATTGGTGACGCCACACTCACCGGCATGGGCATCACCCTTGCAGGGCCACTGGCCTTCGGAATTCGCCGAGCGACCTACCTCACAAGGCTGCCAGGACTGTCACTGGGACTGCGTGCTGCAGGCGCCTGGCTGCTGGGTCGTTGA
- the hflX gene encoding GTPase HflX gives MKQAQLAGRTRGLRPKQHRQLDRLSHRRHPESVGADLLTLERLADLAKELEQPLHLVLDGRGLCRLLWVGPLSSSESLLQHLPEAPRRQAGGWRLVSCCHQQQSLQPNAKDAVVALDLAPRSWLWFSDRPAPDGQRPAALLQPEPAESCGWCELGRGDLRQLCQGELDPGVSAAAPHQAVTDGTERVLLLTLTTRDKTRSERDLSELEGLVRSAGARPVAVIRQRPGQTNAQTVWGTGKLQEAALEVRRSQASLVITDRELTPVQSRTLERLLDCPVMDRSELILDIFAQRAGSASGRLQVELAQLRYRLPRLLGRGRSLSRQGGGIGTRGPGETQLEKDRRAISRRIERLLRDLRQLREHRSRLREQRRALPRVALVGYTNAGKSSLLNALCCRRENHRVLAENKLFATLDPTTRRLELPCSGAAPNTLLLTDTVGFIRDLPEPLVEAFGATLEETLDADILLLVVDLADPDWAHQLNTVHGLLDSLGSRSFRQVIANQIDRCSLDAIDSIRGQEPSCLFLSALRGDGLLGLQQWLHEQFFDPGAESGVTADRLT, from the coding sequence TTGAAACAGGCTCAGCTCGCCGGCCGCACCCGAGGACTTCGCCCCAAGCAACATCGCCAGCTGGATCGGCTGAGCCATCGGCGTCATCCCGAAAGCGTCGGGGCTGATCTGCTCACCCTCGAACGGCTGGCTGATCTGGCAAAGGAGCTGGAACAACCGCTGCATCTCGTTCTGGATGGACGCGGGCTTTGTCGACTGCTCTGGGTTGGACCACTGTCCAGCTCCGAATCCCTGCTGCAGCATCTGCCGGAAGCCCCACGTCGCCAGGCAGGTGGCTGGAGGCTGGTGAGCTGTTGCCATCAGCAGCAAAGCCTGCAACCCAACGCAAAAGACGCCGTGGTGGCTCTCGACCTCGCACCGCGGAGCTGGCTTTGGTTCAGTGATCGCCCGGCACCGGATGGTCAGCGTCCTGCGGCGCTGCTGCAACCGGAGCCGGCAGAGTCCTGCGGCTGGTGCGAACTCGGTCGCGGCGACCTGCGCCAGCTCTGCCAGGGAGAGCTCGATCCCGGTGTCAGCGCAGCGGCGCCACACCAGGCTGTGACCGACGGCACGGAACGGGTCCTGCTGCTGACTCTGACAACGCGCGACAAGACCCGTAGCGAACGCGACCTTTCGGAACTGGAGGGACTGGTGCGCAGCGCTGGCGCCAGACCTGTCGCGGTGATCCGTCAGCGGCCTGGACAGACCAACGCCCAGACGGTCTGGGGGACAGGGAAGCTGCAGGAAGCGGCTCTGGAGGTACGGCGCAGCCAGGCCTCGCTTGTGATCACCGACCGGGAGCTCACCCCGGTTCAGTCAAGAACCCTGGAACGGCTGCTGGACTGCCCCGTGATGGACCGCAGCGAGCTGATCCTCGACATTTTCGCCCAGCGAGCTGGCAGCGCCTCAGGACGGCTGCAGGTGGAACTGGCGCAACTGCGCTATCGCTTGCCGAGGCTGCTGGGCCGCGGCCGCAGTCTCTCCAGACAAGGCGGCGGCATCGGCACCCGGGGACCTGGTGAAACCCAGCTGGAAAAAGATCGACGTGCCATCTCCCGCCGGATCGAACGATTGCTGCGCGATCTCCGGCAGCTCAGAGAACACCGCAGCCGCTTGAGAGAACAACGCCGGGCTTTGCCCAGGGTGGCCCTGGTCGGATACACCAATGCCGGCAAATCAAGCCTGCTGAATGCTCTGTGCTGTCGGCGGGAGAACCACCGGGTTCTGGCGGAAAACAAGCTATTCGCCACTCTGGATCCCACCACACGGCGACTGGAACTGCCCTGCAGTGGAGCGGCTCCCAACACACTCCTGCTCACCGACACGGTGGGCTTCATCCGAGATCTGCCGGAACCTCTGGTCGAAGCCTTCGGGGCCACTCTGGAGGAAACACTCGATGCGGACATCCTCCTCCTTGTGGTCGACCTTGCCGACCCGGACTGGGCACACCAGCTGAACACCGTGCATGGATTGCTCGACTCACTCGGCAGTCGGAGCTTCCGCCAGGTGATCGCCAATCAGATCGATCGCTGTTCCCTGGATGCCATCGATTCCATTCGTGGTCAGGAGCCCAGCTGCCTGTTCCTTTCAGCTCTGCGTGGAGATGGCCTGCTTGGACTGCAGCAGTGGCTGCATGAGCAGTTTTTTGATCCGGGGGCAGAATCAGGCGTAACAGCCGATCGGCTCACCTAA